One window of the Thermodesulfomicrobium sp. WS genome contains the following:
- the nadE gene encoding NAD(+) synthase, which translates to MLPVAVCPADTDFQAWLDLLALEPSTALLERIGRFLEEYLREHRLQCYVVGLSGGIDSSFLAAVLWWRRIPYQGFCLPLVTNAPEEMARAKAVAQAYAWPPRPLEAMVVDFSDQYRALSAAFAQRLGRTTPVAEGNLKARLRMLFLYHVAQLSRGCVLSTDQMDELLTGFWTLHGDVGDVSPIQLIPKTVEYRLAEMLCQYLDDPAPLRAAIAAVPTDGLGISTSDLEQLEVPSYAEVERLFREYFTLRRDAARGDLDASGTARIQELEATGPVRRFLASAHKRRGPALLDPRG; encoded by the coding sequence ATGCTCCCCGTGGCGGTATGTCCTGCGGATACGGATTTTCAGGCCTGGTTGGATCTGTTGGCCCTTGAGCCTTCCACAGCGCTTCTGGAGCGCATCGGCCGATTCTTGGAAGAGTATCTGCGCGAGCATCGTCTCCAGTGCTACGTGGTGGGACTTTCCGGAGGTATCGATTCTTCGTTTCTGGCGGCAGTCTTGTGGTGGCGTCGCATCCCATACCAGGGGTTTTGCCTGCCGCTGGTCACCAACGCTCCGGAGGAGATGGCGCGGGCGAAGGCCGTGGCCCAGGCGTACGCGTGGCCGCCGCGGCCCCTGGAAGCGATGGTGGTGGATTTTTCTGACCAGTACCGTGCCCTGTCCGCGGCCTTTGCCCAGCGTCTGGGACGCACCACGCCGGTGGCGGAAGGCAATCTCAAGGCGCGGCTGCGCATGCTCTTCCTCTATCACGTGGCGCAACTCTCCAGGGGCTGCGTGCTCTCCACCGATCAGATGGATGAGCTTTTGACCGGGTTTTGGACCTTGCATGGCGATGTGGGGGATGTGAGCCCCATCCAATTGATCCCCAAGACGGTGGAATACCGTTTGGCGGAAATGCTCTGCCAGTATCTCGACGATCCTGCTCCGCTGCGGGCGGCCATAGCGGCGGTGCCCACCGATGGCCTGGGCATTTCCACCTCGGATTTGGAGCAATTGGAGGTGCCTTCGTATGCCGAGGTGGAGCGCCTGTTTCGCGAGTACTTCACCCTGCGCCGGGATGCGGCCCGCGGCGATCTCGATGCTTCCGGCACCGCCCGGATTCAGGAACTGGAGGCCACAGGCCCGGTGCGCCGCTTTCTGGCATCCGCCCATAAGCGTCGGGGGCCGGCCTTGTTGGATCCGCGGGGATAG
- a CDS encoding CarD family transcriptional regulator has product MFGVGEFVVYPAQGVGRVERIETQEIGGIPTELIIVRILSNNVTLMVPVKNAANVGLRGVYSAEQAKAILDFLRDRSDFTGYTGQNWNRRYREYSEKLKSSVLQDVAYVLKELILISKDKELSFGERRLLEQAMNLVSLELAFALGKEQVEIKRAIEELFADILQAGKDDPAEDDEAAD; this is encoded by the coding sequence GTGTTTGGCGTTGGTGAATTCGTCGTATACCCCGCCCAGGGTGTGGGTCGGGTGGAGCGCATTGAGACCCAGGAGATCGGGGGCATTCCCACCGAACTCATCATTGTGCGCATTTTGAGTAACAACGTCACCCTCATGGTGCCGGTCAAAAATGCGGCCAACGTGGGGTTGCGGGGAGTATATTCTGCGGAGCAGGCCAAGGCCATCCTCGACTTCTTGCGGGACCGTTCGGACTTCACCGGATACACGGGGCAGAATTGGAACCGCCGCTATCGGGAGTATTCGGAAAAGCTCAAGAGTAGCGTCCTGCAGGACGTGGCCTACGTGCTCAAGGAACTGATCCTGATCAGCAAGGATAAGGAACTCTCCTTTGGCGAGCGCCGTCTCCTGGAGCAGGCCATGAACCTCGTATCGTTGGAACTGGCTTTTGCTCTGGGCAAAGAGCAGGTTGAAATCAAACGGGCCATTGAGGAGCTGTTTGCCGACATCCTGCAGGCGGGCAAAGACGATCCTGCCGAAGACGACGAAGCCGCGGATTAG
- a CDS encoding 50S ribosomal protein L25 → MELTRLQVARRAELGKGACARLRAQGAVPGVFYSPSGENIPVVVDAKALAKAFEAVRYSKPLAMALEDGTERPVLIKELKAHPFKRAYVHVDFWGIDLEKTVDVTVPVAVVGRSKGVVLGGKLAVYREKVTVRCLPHLIPDVITVDVTEMNIGDKLMVDQLPVPEGVQVLFDRSFAVLAITGGRGAKEEAA, encoded by the coding sequence ATGGAACTTACGCGTTTGCAGGTTGCCCGCCGCGCCGAGCTGGGGAAGGGGGCGTGTGCCCGGCTGCGGGCTCAGGGGGCAGTGCCTGGGGTATTTTATTCTCCCTCTGGGGAGAACATTCCCGTTGTGGTCGATGCCAAGGCCTTGGCCAAGGCGTTTGAAGCGGTGCGCTACTCCAAGCCGCTGGCCATGGCCTTGGAGGACGGCACCGAGCGGCCCGTGCTCATCAAGGAGCTCAAGGCGCATCCCTTTAAGCGTGCCTATGTCCATGTGGATTTTTGGGGCATCGACCTCGAGAAAACGGTGGACGTGACGGTGCCGGTGGCCGTGGTCGGTCGTTCCAAGGGTGTGGTATTGGGCGGCAAGTTGGCCGTGTACCGGGAGAAGGTGACGGTGCGCTGCCTGCCCCATCTCATCCCGGACGTCATCACGGTGGATGTCACGGAAATGAATATCGGTGACAAACTCATGGTGGACCAATTGCCTGTGCCGGAAGGCGTGCAGGTGCTCTTTGACCGTTCTTTCGCCGTCTTGGCCATCACCGGTGGTCGTGGGGCCAAGGAAGAGGCGGCGTAA
- the secF gene encoding protein translocase subunit SecF yields MPLTLFSQTSRFDFIGNRRKAYVLSALLLLLGMVSLVVKGGPRYGIDFVGGMVVQAKSAVKVDARTVEQALAPAGLAGVVVQEFGAASDNEILIRVATAEEEAAAARTAITEALAQIPEAHFEIQRVDMVGAKVSSDLRTQALEALFYAVLLISIYISGRFEQKWMIAALMAACLGAAVYGLGLLDVSKEVLILGALAVTLVVCWKLKLFYALGAIVALIHDTLITVGVFSLLDKEIDLSIVAALLTIIGYSLNDTIIVFDRIRENLRAKISPHLPVTINAAINQTLSRTVLTSGTTLLVTASLFVLGGGVIHDFAFALLVGIGVGTYSSIFVAAPILLEFGPDLPQEEGSAAAQAKVA; encoded by the coding sequence GTGCCACTCACGTTGTTTTCGCAGACATCGCGATTTGATTTTATTGGGAACCGCCGCAAGGCCTATGTGCTGTCCGCCCTGCTGCTGCTTTTGGGAATGGTGTCCTTGGTGGTGAAGGGCGGTCCGCGTTACGGCATCGATTTTGTCGGCGGCATGGTGGTGCAGGCAAAGTCCGCAGTGAAGGTGGACGCCCGCACCGTGGAGCAGGCCTTGGCTCCGGCAGGGCTTGCCGGGGTGGTGGTGCAGGAGTTCGGGGCAGCCTCGGACAACGAGATACTCATCCGTGTGGCTACGGCGGAAGAAGAGGCTGCGGCCGCCCGCACCGCCATTACCGAGGCCCTTGCCCAGATCCCGGAGGCGCACTTTGAAATCCAGCGGGTGGACATGGTGGGGGCCAAGGTGAGCTCGGATTTGCGGACGCAGGCCTTGGAGGCCTTGTTCTATGCGGTGCTGCTCATCTCCATCTATATCTCCGGGCGCTTTGAGCAAAAATGGATGATCGCCGCGCTCATGGCCGCGTGCTTGGGCGCTGCGGTCTACGGCCTGGGCCTTTTGGATGTCTCCAAGGAAGTGCTCATCTTGGGGGCGCTTGCCGTAACCCTTGTGGTGTGCTGGAAACTCAAGCTCTTCTACGCCCTGGGCGCCATCGTGGCCCTGATCCACGACACCCTCATCACCGTGGGGGTCTTTTCGCTCCTCGACAAGGAGATCGACCTTTCCATCGTGGCGGCCCTGCTCACCATCATCGGCTACTCCCTCAACGACACCATCATCGTGTTCGACCGCATCCGCGAGAACCTGCGCGCCAAGATATCGCCGCACCTGCCCGTAACCATCAATGCCGCCATCAACCAGACCTTGTCGCGTACGGTGCTCACTTCCGGTACGACCTTGCTGGTGACGGCGAGCCTGTTCGTCCTCGGCGGCGGGGTGATCCACGACTTTGCATTCGCCCTTTTGGTGGGTATCGGCGTGGGGACATATTCGTCCATCTTTGTGGCAGCACCCATCCTCTTGGAGTTCGGGCCGGATCTCCCGCAAGAGGAAGGGTCGGCTGCGGCGCAGGCCAAGGTGGCGTGA
- a CDS encoding ribose-phosphate pyrophosphokinase: MPHRGELKILTGTANPALAEKICDHLGCKLTPALVSTFSDGEIRVEISDNVRGDDVYVVQPTCSPVNHNLMELCLMLDALKRASASRVTAVIPYFGYARQDRKVVPRVPISAKMVADFISVAGVHRVLTVDLHSGQIQGFFDCPVDNLYAAQVLLDTLRGLGPNLVIVSPDAGGTERARAYAKRLGVGLAIVDKRRDSPNQAHAMHVIGDVKGKIAVVLDDMIDTAGTMTEAGNLLAEQGAEDVVACATHPVLSGPAVDRLLASSFSKVIVTDTIPLNPKAAESDKFVVVSVGSLLAKAIHNIHSESSVSVLFR, translated from the coding sequence ATGCCGCATCGAGGCGAGCTCAAAATTCTCACCGGTACGGCCAATCCGGCTTTGGCGGAAAAGATTTGTGACCATCTGGGATGCAAGTTGACGCCGGCATTGGTGAGTACCTTCAGTGATGGCGAGATTCGGGTGGAGATCAGCGACAACGTCCGCGGTGACGACGTGTATGTGGTGCAGCCCACCTGCTCGCCGGTGAACCACAATCTCATGGAGCTCTGCTTGATGCTGGATGCCTTAAAGCGTGCCAGCGCGAGCCGGGTGACGGCGGTGATCCCCTATTTCGGCTATGCCCGTCAGGATCGCAAGGTGGTCCCTCGGGTGCCCATCAGCGCCAAGATGGTGGCGGACTTCATTTCTGTGGCCGGGGTGCACCGGGTGCTCACCGTGGATCTGCATTCCGGCCAGATCCAGGGGTTTTTCGATTGTCCGGTGGACAATCTGTATGCTGCCCAGGTGCTGCTCGATACGCTTCGCGGCCTTGGGCCTAACTTGGTCATCGTTTCCCCGGATGCCGGGGGGACCGAACGCGCGCGGGCCTATGCCAAGCGCTTGGGCGTGGGGCTGGCTATCGTGGACAAGCGTCGTGACTCTCCCAACCAAGCGCATGCCATGCACGTGATCGGCGACGTCAAAGGGAAGATCGCCGTGGTGCTGGATGATATGATCGATACCGCCGGCACCATGACGGAGGCCGGCAATCTTTTGGCTGAGCAAGGGGCCGAAGACGTGGTGGCGTGCGCCACGCATCCCGTGCTCTCCGGTCCGGCAGTGGACCGGTTGTTGGCGTCTTCGTTTTCCAAAGTCATTGTTACGGATACTATTCCGCTCAACCCCAAAGCCGCTGAAAGCGACAAGTTCGTCGTGGTTTCCGTGGGGAGCCTGCTTGCCAAGGCGATCCACAACATCCACTCGGAATCGTCGGTGAGCGTTCTTTTTCGGTAA
- a CDS encoding M48 family metallopeptidase encodes MARVVVWLLIFSLWSAPAGAGWGSLSLSDEAELARKFDLVIETRFPPVQDTVVLDYVQGLVDRLLAVMPPQPFPVRVTVVEHPALNAFASPAGRVTVFTGLIAQLESEDELASVLAHELAHVSERHVAQGIERSQYLSVGTLIGMLAGALLGAGGKSESGQALMLGSVAGASSLAFKYSRENERAADQLGFATLVDAGFDPMAMPRAFTRMRRLQWLGGGGNTPSYLSTHPALEERTTALEARAREIAAQRQPQPSATASRFALVQTLVRAAFTPPESAKALFRSQEVRDPCQAALGLGMASARLHQTAEAEAGLTRAMACPQIRPVAAREMGRLLLSLGRVSQAVEFLRAAQQGLPGDVTTGVLLAQAFLDLGDAAQAWPLVQPALERFSHDSDLWQLSGRIEAARGKESAAHLAFARSFAFARRWEKYAWHLQRAKALAQTPAERQAISHLEAEVEELQQLVRQLG; translated from the coding sequence ATGGCCCGCGTCGTTGTTTGGCTCCTGATCTTTTCCCTCTGGAGCGCGCCGGCAGGCGCAGGCTGGGGATCCTTGAGCCTGAGCGACGAGGCGGAACTTGCCCGGAAGTTTGACCTTGTCATCGAAACACGCTTCCCTCCGGTCCAGGACACCGTGGTGCTGGACTATGTGCAGGGGCTTGTGGACCGCCTGCTGGCGGTCATGCCGCCGCAGCCGTTTCCGGTGCGGGTGACGGTGGTGGAGCATCCGGCCCTCAATGCCTTTGCCTCTCCTGCAGGCAGGGTAACGGTGTTCACTGGCCTCATCGCCCAATTGGAATCGGAGGACGAACTGGCGAGTGTGCTCGCCCATGAATTGGCGCATGTCTCCGAGCGTCATGTGGCCCAGGGTATCGAGCGGAGCCAGTATTTGAGTGTCGGCACCCTCATCGGCATGCTCGCCGGCGCCTTGCTGGGGGCCGGGGGCAAGTCGGAAAGTGGTCAGGCGCTCATGTTGGGCTCTGTGGCCGGGGCCTCTTCCTTGGCCTTCAAGTATTCGCGCGAAAACGAGCGCGCTGCCGACCAATTGGGCTTTGCCACCTTGGTGGATGCCGGATTTGACCCTATGGCCATGCCTCGGGCCTTTACCCGCATGCGGCGTTTGCAGTGGCTGGGGGGCGGGGGCAATACCCCGTCGTATCTTTCCACCCATCCTGCCTTGGAGGAGCGCACCACTGCTTTGGAGGCTCGGGCCCGCGAAATTGCTGCCCAACGGCAACCGCAACCGAGCGCCACTGCATCGCGTTTCGCATTGGTGCAGACTCTCGTGCGCGCTGCGTTTACCCCACCGGAGAGCGCCAAAGCGCTCTTTCGTTCCCAGGAGGTGAGGGATCCGTGCCAGGCTGCCCTGGGATTGGGCATGGCTTCGGCGAGACTCCACCAGACGGCGGAGGCCGAAGCTGGGCTGACGCGGGCCATGGCGTGTCCACAGATCCGTCCGGTGGCGGCGCGGGAGATGGGCCGACTCTTGCTCTCCCTCGGGCGGGTTTCCCAGGCGGTGGAGTTCTTGCGCGCGGCCCAGCAGGGGCTCCCCGGTGACGTAACCACGGGCGTCCTTCTGGCCCAGGCCTTTTTGGACTTGGGGGACGCCGCTCAGGCGTGGCCCCTGGTGCAGCCGGCCCTGGAGCGCTTTTCGCACGATTCGGACCTGTGGCAGCTATCGGGGCGCATCGAGGCGGCCCGAGGCAAGGAAAGTGCGGCGCATCTGGCCTTTGCCCGCTCTTTTGCCTTTGCCCGGCGCTGGGAGAAGTACGCCTGGCATCTGCAGCGGGCCAAGGCCTTGGCCCAGACTCCTGCCGAGAGGCAGGCCATATCCCACCTGGAGGCCGAGGTGGAGGAGCTGCAACAGCTGGTGCGCCAACTCGGCTGA
- the rho gene encoding transcription termination factor Rho — MNLSELKTKSMSELADIARRYNIDNMGGMRKQELIFAILQACCAQNGAIFSEGVLEILPEGYGFLRSPMYSYMPGPDDIYVSPSQIRRLGLRTGDVVSGQIRQPKDGEKYFALLKVKEICFRPPEETKKVVLFDNLKPIYPNQQFRLENGDKNYSTRILDLMTPIGKGQRGLIVAPPRTGKTMLLQAIANAISANHPEVYLIVLLIDERPEEVTDMERTVRGEVVSSTFDEPPQRHVQVAEMVLEKAKRLVERKFDVVILLDSITRLGRAYNTITPSSGRVLSGGLEANALQRPKRFFGAARNLEEGGSLTIISTALIDTGSRMDEVIFEEFKGTGNADIYLDRHLADKRIFPAIDLNRSGTRKEDLLLPPDVLNKVWILRRVLAPMNSVDSMTFLLDKMRGTKSNQEFLDAMNS; from the coding sequence ATGAATCTTTCGGAACTCAAAACCAAATCCATGTCTGAGTTGGCGGACATTGCACGCCGTTACAATATCGACAACATGGGTGGAATGCGCAAGCAGGAGCTCATTTTTGCGATTCTCCAAGCATGTTGCGCCCAAAACGGCGCCATCTTCAGTGAAGGCGTCTTGGAGATCCTCCCAGAAGGATATGGATTCCTGCGCTCCCCCATGTACAGTTACATGCCTGGTCCGGACGATATCTACGTCTCTCCCTCGCAGATTCGGCGCCTTGGCTTGCGGACCGGGGATGTGGTCTCGGGGCAGATCCGCCAGCCCAAGGACGGAGAAAAGTATTTCGCGCTGCTCAAAGTGAAGGAGATCTGCTTCCGGCCGCCGGAAGAGACGAAAAAAGTCGTCCTGTTCGACAACCTCAAGCCCATCTATCCCAACCAGCAGTTTCGCCTGGAAAACGGCGATAAAAACTACTCCACGCGCATCCTCGATCTCATGACTCCCATTGGCAAAGGTCAGCGCGGCCTCATCGTCGCCCCGCCGCGTACCGGCAAGACGATGCTTTTGCAGGCCATTGCCAATGCCATCAGCGCCAACCACCCCGAAGTCTACCTCATCGTGCTCCTCATCGACGAACGGCCGGAAGAGGTCACGGATATGGAGCGCACCGTGCGCGGCGAAGTGGTGAGCTCCACCTTCGACGAGCCGCCCCAGCGGCACGTCCAGGTGGCGGAGATGGTGCTCGAGAAGGCCAAGCGGCTGGTGGAGCGCAAGTTCGATGTGGTCATCCTGCTCGATTCCATCACGCGTCTGGGCCGCGCCTACAACACCATCACGCCGTCTTCGGGCCGGGTCCTCTCGGGTGGTCTCGAGGCCAACGCCTTGCAGCGGCCCAAGCGCTTTTTCGGTGCTGCCCGCAACCTGGAGGAGGGCGGCAGCCTGACCATCATTTCCACGGCCCTCATCGATACCGGGTCGCGCATGGACGAAGTGATCTTTGAAGAGTTCAAGGGCACGGGCAACGCCGACATCTACCTGGATCGTCACCTGGCGGACAAACGCATCTTTCCGGCCATTGATCTCAACCGTTCCGGGACGCGCAAGGAAGACTTGCTCTTGCCGCCGGATGTGCTCAACAAGGTATGGATCCTGCGCCGGGTGCTCGCCCCCATGAATTCGGTGGACAGCATGACCTTTTTGCTCGACAAGATGCGCGGCACCAAGAGCAACCAAGAATTTCTCGATGCCATGAACTCCTAA
- the yajC gene encoding preprotein translocase subunit YajC, protein MFPTLAYAMGDVAGQAAGQQPNPIMSFVPLILMFVIFYFLLIRPQQKKQKEHRSMLENLKRGDRIITAGGIYGRIVEVRDDILTVELAKDVQVQLSRGSVAAVVQKDAKDQAAKESK, encoded by the coding sequence ATGTTTCCAACACTTGCCTATGCCATGGGGGATGTCGCAGGACAGGCTGCGGGGCAGCAGCCCAATCCCATCATGTCGTTCGTGCCGCTCATCTTGATGTTCGTCATCTTCTATTTTCTGCTTATCCGGCCGCAGCAGAAGAAGCAGAAGGAACATCGCTCCATGCTGGAAAACCTGAAACGCGGGGATCGCATCATTACCGCAGGCGGCATCTATGGCCGCATTGTGGAAGTGCGTGACGATATACTCACCGTGGAACTTGCCAAGGACGTACAGGTGCAGCTTTCCCGCGGATCTGTAGCTGCGGTGGTGCAGAAGGACGCCAAGGATCAGGCGGCCAAGGAATCCAAGTAA
- the ispE gene encoding 4-(cytidine 5'-diphospho)-2-C-methyl-D-erythritol kinase: MTAVTLRTGCKVNLYLRITGRRPDGMHTIESLFYPMPVPADTLQVEVRQEPGISVSCRLPFLRGPKNILAKAYHAYVAAAGEAPGLVVRLEKRIPVGAGLGGGSSNAAALLSWLEQQTQALGWERLRSVAAQVGADVPFFLLGRPAWVSGIGECMETVDLNLDDYVRVIISPRVRVNTAWAYRRWDEAASLLTPRVAPDKEAALAKPPVLWNDFEEVVFARFPVIGRIKAAVLASGASACVMSGSGSNLFALFASSRASAVARRSVAKWQVGWHEVAKGEPVYL, from the coding sequence ATGACTGCAGTAACGCTGCGCACCGGATGCAAGGTCAATCTGTATCTGCGGATTACGGGGAGGCGTCCGGATGGCATGCACACCATCGAGAGCCTCTTCTATCCCATGCCGGTGCCCGCAGATACGCTACAGGTGGAGGTGCGGCAGGAACCCGGCATCAGCGTGTCCTGCCGCCTTCCCTTCTTGCGGGGACCCAAGAACATTTTGGCCAAGGCGTACCATGCCTATGTGGCTGCTGCGGGAGAGGCCCCGGGGCTTGTGGTGCGCCTGGAAAAGCGCATCCCCGTGGGCGCGGGGCTGGGCGGGGGAAGCAGCAACGCGGCGGCGCTGCTTTCCTGGCTCGAGCAGCAGACCCAGGCCCTTGGTTGGGAGCGGCTGCGCAGTGTCGCCGCCCAAGTGGGCGCGGACGTGCCGTTTTTTCTCTTGGGGCGGCCGGCGTGGGTCAGCGGTATTGGGGAGTGCATGGAGACTGTGGATCTGAATTTGGACGACTACGTGCGCGTGATCATCAGTCCCCGGGTGCGGGTCAATACCGCCTGGGCCTACCGCCGCTGGGACGAGGCGGCTTCACTCTTGACACCCAGAGTCGCCCCCGATAAAGAGGCCGCCTTGGCGAAACCACCTGTCTTGTGGAATGACTTCGAGGAGGTGGTTTTTGCGCGCTTCCCGGTCATCGGCCGCATCAAGGCGGCGGTGCTGGCATCTGGAGCAAGCGCCTGCGTTATGAGCGGGTCGGGCTCGAACCTCTTCGCCCTGTTCGCTTCTTCGAGGGCCAGCGCTGTGGCGCGGCGCTCGGTAGCCAAGTGGCAGGTGGGCTGGCATGAGGTGGCCAAGGGGGAGCCGGTGTATCTCTAG
- the pth gene encoding aminoacyl-tRNA hydrolase: protein MAYDGVIAGLGNPGVRYASTRHNCGFLVVDALVAYWLHAPGVACSFRDGQNAQAWDVSEDYGARRWLVLKPLTYMNLSGQALARPVRKHGISPQQVLVIHDELDLPLGTVRFKAGGGLAGHNGLKSVAETLGSRDFVRLRIGIGRPPAGMPGADYVLQSFAPGERGLLQESVVVARDAVLRYCAEGLEAATRWLHSR, encoded by the coding sequence ATGGCTTATGATGGCGTCATAGCGGGCCTCGGGAACCCCGGAGTCCGCTATGCATCGACGCGTCACAACTGCGGTTTCTTGGTGGTGGACGCGCTGGTGGCGTACTGGCTCCATGCCCCGGGGGTCGCGTGTTCGTTCCGCGACGGTCAGAACGCTCAGGCATGGGACGTGAGCGAGGATTATGGCGCTCGGCGATGGCTGGTGCTCAAGCCTCTGACCTATATGAACTTGAGCGGTCAGGCCCTTGCCCGCCCGGTGCGCAAGCATGGCATCTCCCCGCAACAGGTCCTCGTGATCCATGACGAATTGGACCTGCCGTTGGGGACGGTGCGTTTCAAGGCCGGTGGAGGGCTGGCAGGGCATAACGGTCTCAAGTCCGTAGCGGAGACCTTGGGCAGCCGGGATTTCGTTCGACTCCGTATCGGCATCGGCCGACCGCCTGCAGGGATGCCTGGGGCGGACTACGTGCTGCAGTCCTTTGCTCCGGGGGAGCGGGGATTGCTCCAGGAAAGTGTTGTTGTAGCTCGGGACGCGGTCTTGCGGTATTGCGCCGAGGGCCTCGAGGCGGCAACTCGCTGGTTGCATAGTCGTTGA
- the secD gene encoding protein translocase subunit SecD → MGALRWRLGLAAAIILAAFIFLAPSLPGVADSSLGRFLPESRINMGLDLRGGIHLTMEVDLGAAVRHALGQAGQDVRAEAREKGFTVLRPRLVGADTLECTVLGAEHAADMDALLSSRFRSLRVEGKEPVEGGMRYVLVPTDAYRKQIQDLTVDQAVETIRNRVDAFGVAEPDIRKQQGGRIQVQLPGLSDTARAVALLGRTAHLEFRLVDEAADPQAAMRGVIPPDDELFFMVRRGPDGSEVKTPIVLRRDVALTGEYITDASVQFDSFGQPYVGMTFNARGARIFEELTAANVKKRMAIVLDGSVYSAPVIQERIGGGRASITGQFTPEEAHDLAVVLRAGSLPAPVRVLEERTVGPSLGQESIEKGMLAALVGGALLMLFMAIYYGWSGVIADVAVILDVVLILAGMALFGATLTLPGIAGIILTLGMAVDANVLIFERIREELRRGLSPMAAVDEGFARATLTIVDSNLTTIIAAIILYQFGTGPVRGFAVTLSLGILASMFTAIFVARIIFDLWLRRRTPGATISI, encoded by the coding sequence ATGGGTGCACTACGTTGGAGGCTGGGACTGGCTGCGGCCATCATCCTCGCTGCGTTCATCTTCCTTGCGCCGTCCCTTCCGGGGGTGGCGGATTCGTCTTTGGGGCGTTTTTTGCCGGAGAGCCGCATCAATATGGGGCTTGATCTGCGCGGCGGCATCCACCTCACCATGGAGGTGGATCTTGGGGCCGCCGTGCGGCACGCCTTGGGGCAGGCGGGGCAGGATGTGCGTGCCGAGGCCCGGGAAAAAGGTTTTACGGTCCTGCGCCCACGGTTGGTGGGGGCGGATACCCTGGAGTGTACCGTGCTGGGGGCAGAGCACGCAGCGGACATGGACGCGCTCTTGAGTTCCCGTTTCCGTTCGCTGCGGGTCGAGGGCAAAGAACCCGTGGAGGGCGGCATGCGCTACGTGCTTGTGCCCACCGATGCCTACCGCAAGCAGATTCAGGACCTCACCGTGGATCAGGCGGTAGAGACCATCCGCAACCGGGTAGACGCCTTTGGCGTGGCCGAGCCAGATATCCGCAAGCAGCAGGGCGGGCGCATCCAGGTGCAGTTGCCGGGCCTGAGCGACACGGCCCGGGCGGTGGCCCTGCTGGGCCGTACCGCGCACCTGGAATTCCGCCTGGTGGACGAGGCCGCTGACCCGCAGGCGGCCATGCGCGGCGTCATCCCCCCGGACGACGAGCTCTTTTTTATGGTGCGCCGTGGCCCGGATGGGTCGGAGGTGAAGACGCCCATCGTCCTGCGTCGGGACGTTGCCCTCACCGGCGAATACATCACCGATGCCTCGGTGCAATTCGACTCCTTTGGCCAGCCGTACGTGGGCATGACCTTCAATGCCCGCGGGGCCCGGATCTTTGAGGAACTCACTGCCGCCAACGTGAAAAAACGCATGGCCATCGTGCTCGACGGTTCCGTGTACTCGGCCCCGGTCATTCAGGAGCGTATCGGCGGCGGCAGGGCTTCCATCACCGGACAATTCACTCCGGAAGAGGCCCATGACTTGGCCGTGGTCCTGCGCGCCGGATCCTTGCCCGCGCCGGTGCGGGTACTGGAAGAGCGCACCGTGGGGCCATCCTTGGGGCAGGAGTCCATTGAAAAAGGTATGCTGGCCGCCCTGGTGGGTGGGGCGCTGTTGATGCTTTTCATGGCCATCTATTACGGCTGGAGCGGGGTGATCGCCGATGTGGCGGTCATCCTTGACGTGGTGCTCATTCTGGCCGGCATGGCCTTGTTTGGGGCAACCCTCACCCTTCCGGGCATTGCCGGCATCATCCTCACCCTCGGCATGGCAGTGGACGCCAATGTGCTCATTTTTGAACGTATCCGCGAGGAGTTGCGCCGCGGGCTCTCGCCCATGGCTGCTGTAGACGAAGGCTTTGCCCGCGCCACCCTCACCATCGTGGACTCCAACCTCACCACCATCATCGCTGCCATCATCTTGTACCAGTTTGGCACGGGCCCGGTGCGGGGGTTCGCGGTGACCTTGAGTCTCGGCATCCTTGCCTCCATGTTTACGGCCATTTTTGTTGCCCGGATCATTTTCGACCTCTGGCTGCGCCGCCGTACCCCCGGGGCCACGATCAGCATTTGA